One window from the genome of Anopheles merus strain MAF chromosome 3R, AmerM5.1, whole genome shotgun sequence encodes:
- the LOC121596875 gene encoding uncharacterized protein LOC121596875, whose translation MWLPVVMDLRLPILCLLIVAEVSVGLRNVRVTVPTAVRKGDSAHLFCDYELEDKERLYSIKWYKGKREFYRYTPQEKPSMKVFSAVDVERSLSNESNVVIKALETNVSGKYSCEVSADAPSFHTMIVSGDMEVIEPPPEKPSITGLQSRYRPGDILRGNCTSINSKPPANLTWTINDVPIIPQYYKQYRPIKDTHTGLETSILGINILVAHAHFIKGKLKLKCQATIHRIYDESSEWYVEEDRPRILATGSSSGHNLNQIYQHTVYDGDQPDQSDMYLTVNGYKADKLPTSSSSATKQVGAYVKVGWIAFYICTICTVLLYSLRVGIS comes from the exons AAGTATCCGTGGGGTTGCGAAATGTACGCGTCACGGTACCGACGGCCGTGCGAAAGGGCGACTCGGCCCACCTGTTCTGCGACTACGAGCTGGAGGACAAGGAGCGGCTCTACTCGATCAAGTGGTACAAGGGCAAGCGCGAGTTCTACCGCTACACGCCGCAGGAAAAACCCTCCATGAAGGTGTTCAGCGCCGTCGACGTGGAG CGATCGTTATCGAACGAGAGCAATGTGGTTATAAAGGCGCTCGAAACGAATGTTTCGGGAAAGTACAGCTGCGAGGTGTCGGCCGATGCGCCCTCCTTCCACACCATGATAGTTTCGGGTGACATGGAGGTCATAG AACCCCCGCCGGAAAAACCATCAATAACGGGCCTGCAGAGCCGGTACCGGCCGGGCGACATCCTGCGGGGCAACTGCACCTCGATTAATTCTAAACCGCCGGCAAATCTGACGTGGACGATTAATGACGTACCG ATCATCCCACAGTACTACAAACAGTACCGACCGATCAAGGATACGCACACGGGGCTGGAGACCTCCATCCTGGGCATCAATATTCTCGTTGCCCACGCACACTTCATCAAGGGCAAGCTCAAG CTCAAATGCCAAGCGACAATACACCGGATCTATGACGAGAGCAGCGAATGGTACGTGGAGGAGGACCGGCCCCGGATACTGGCGACCGGTTCGTCCAGCGGCCACAATCTCAACCAAATCTATCAGCACACCGTGTACGATGGCGATCAGCCCGATCAGAGCGACATGTACTTAACGGTGAACGGATACAAAG CGGACAAATTACCCACATCGTCCTCCTCCGCCACGAAGCAGGTCGGAGCGTACGTGAAGGTGGGCTGGATTGCGTTCTACATCTGTACGATCTGCACCGTGCTGCTGTACTCGCTGCGCGTCGGCATCTCCTGA